From the Octadecabacter antarcticus 307 genome, one window contains:
- a CDS encoding LytTR family DNA-binding domain-containing protein codes for MAQPDLQTSRLWAYLREEPESMPRLLLSFCAAALFCSVIIAGFQPAATAELPFILAVAHWVLHIVFAMLIVTGIASAAVLLGMRLIWAVVLAILFMPVALTPLSLAIEAGMAYILGSQDQEPDSFLEELERLAVPAIGLSSLLALFAFKAAAYVANQRASILARFAVEPELRSVFPDIPHNLGDDLLSVSANDHYVHVRTAHGTVMLSRNFSDCLEKLKPFSGLQVHRSHWVRSKHVDQIKAKGSSYLCILSDGNSIPVSRRRHAELRLILRG; via the coding sequence ATGGCGCAACCCGATCTTCAGACTTCCAGACTTTGGGCCTACCTTCGTGAAGAGCCAGAAAGCATGCCACGGCTCCTTCTTTCCTTTTGCGCAGCAGCGCTTTTTTGCAGTGTCATTATTGCTGGATTTCAACCTGCCGCAACGGCGGAGCTGCCTTTTATCCTGGCGGTCGCACACTGGGTTCTGCATATCGTGTTCGCCATGCTCATCGTGACGGGCATAGCTTCGGCAGCCGTGCTGTTAGGGATGCGGCTGATCTGGGCCGTGGTTCTGGCCATACTTTTTATGCCTGTCGCGCTAACCCCTCTATCGCTAGCGATAGAGGCTGGTATGGCCTACATTTTAGGCTCTCAAGACCAGGAACCTGACAGTTTTCTGGAAGAGTTGGAGCGCCTTGCGGTGCCCGCGATCGGGTTGTCATCACTTTTGGCCTTGTTTGCGTTCAAGGCGGCTGCCTATGTCGCCAATCAGCGCGCAAGCATTTTGGCGCGTTTCGCCGTCGAGCCAGAACTGCGCAGCGTATTTCCGGATATTCCACACAATCTAGGCGATGACCTCCTGAGCGTCAGCGCCAATGACCACTATGTCCATGTCCGGACAGCCCATGGAACAGTGATGCTGAGCAGGAATTTCTCCGATTGCCTAGAGAAGTTGAAACCCTTTAGCGGGCTGCAGGTACACCGTTCACATTGGGTCCGTAGCAAACACGTTGACCAAATCAAAGCAAAAGGCAGCAGCTATCTTTGCATCCTAAGCGACGGAAATTCTATCCCGGTAAGTCGTCGACGGCATGCAGAGCTCAGATTAATTTTGCGCGGATAA
- a CDS encoding MipA/OmpV family protein, whose translation MKIDQMLAGPIVLMLLAATSAPALAEDQLISGMVGGGLSYGSTFLGSDESEVGFIPLIDLEIGRYGFLNQRGIGLQNSTTLQNGELSYGLGIGYDFEERISKDDARLNGLPDVKAGALATLFMEYDVGRLTYGFEVQRGLSDDGPEGTRAKLYGTYRSQFGNSNRVQVSATPYLALADDAWMDAFFGITGDQALASGLAAFDPGAGLAQAGVTLTGSYALTERTILFTSLDLSTLAGDAKDSSVSFEDTQVSISTGVLFRL comes from the coding sequence ATGAAAATTGATCAAATGCTCGCGGGGCCAATCGTGTTGATGCTCCTGGCAGCCACAAGCGCACCAGCACTTGCAGAAGACCAGCTGATATCCGGTATGGTTGGCGGCGGCCTGTCTTATGGCTCCACCTTTCTCGGCTCGGACGAAAGTGAAGTGGGCTTCATCCCACTTATCGATCTCGAAATCGGGCGTTACGGCTTTTTGAACCAACGCGGCATTGGTCTGCAAAACTCCACCACTCTGCAAAACGGAGAGCTAAGCTATGGGCTGGGGATTGGATATGATTTTGAAGAACGTATTTCAAAAGATGATGCCCGCCTGAACGGTCTGCCAGATGTAAAAGCTGGCGCGCTTGCAACGTTGTTCATGGAGTATGATGTTGGTCGCCTCACCTATGGATTTGAAGTGCAACGTGGTCTGTCTGACGATGGCCCAGAAGGCACACGCGCCAAGCTTTATGGCACCTATCGCAGTCAATTCGGTAACAGTAATCGGGTACAGGTATCTGCAACGCCTTATCTGGCATTAGCCGACGATGCTTGGATGGATGCCTTTTTTGGCATTACCGGGGATCAGGCTTTGGCATCCGGTCTTGCAGCTTTTGATCCGGGGGCAGGCTTGGCCCAGGCTGGTGTCACATTAACCGGTAGCTACGCGCTGACTGAACGCACGATACTGTTCACGAGCCTTGATCTATCGACTCTGGCTGGGGACGCCAAGGATAGCAGCGTCAGCTTTGAGGACACGCAGGTCAGTATTTCCACCGGCGTTCTGTTCCGGCTCTAA
- a CDS encoding nucleotidyltransferase domain-containing protein — MTDMNVGIGYGYNLAVEKLAEELAVPPDRFDQAERRYKDLGEFLHRDESKVRDFDPDVYIQGSFALGTPIKPASTDEDYDLDIVVAFKALSKRHMCQADLRRLLKDELKAYRKARGIQNAVGESRRCCTLIYADGAQFHMDVLPAVPNEANMRAVLSSYRADEALADGAIAITDSEEIATYHVITDDWPGSNPRGFAAWFKSRQLEQLNERRRAFLDARGKVTASVEDVPVFRVRTPLQSAIMILKRHRDEWFAEQDDPDLKVISIILTTLSTHAYAGEARVSDAIAKILRDLHVKIEELHGVYWIANPTDPSENFADRWETHPERGEAFFEWLEAARRHFGAVQGFSDASIVLNELSQSLGDPIVEAARLRVSTNTGSRAASVAPAAAAGASSPGLVFGDEQRRPTEPKGFG, encoded by the coding sequence ATGACTGATATGAATGTTGGCATCGGATATGGTTACAACTTAGCGGTAGAAAAATTAGCGGAAGAGTTGGCAGTACCACCGGATCGCTTCGATCAGGCTGAACGGCGATACAAGGATCTCGGCGAATTTCTGCATCGTGACGAGTCAAAAGTCCGCGATTTTGACCCTGATGTTTACATCCAAGGTTCCTTCGCGCTCGGAACACCTATCAAGCCGGCATCGACAGATGAAGATTACGATCTCGACATCGTGGTAGCTTTTAAGGCTCTCTCTAAAAGGCATATGTGCCAAGCCGACCTTCGTCGTCTGTTGAAAGATGAGCTGAAGGCCTATCGAAAAGCCCGAGGTATTCAGAATGCAGTTGGCGAGTCTAGAAGGTGTTGTACCTTGATCTACGCGGATGGTGCGCAATTCCATATGGACGTTTTACCTGCCGTTCCGAATGAGGCAAACATGCGTGCGGTGCTCTCATCGTACCGTGCGGATGAAGCCCTTGCAGACGGTGCGATCGCGATCACCGATAGCGAGGAGATTGCCACATATCACGTCATCACCGACGACTGGCCAGGCAGCAACCCTCGGGGCTTCGCCGCATGGTTCAAGTCAAGGCAGCTTGAGCAGTTGAACGAACGTCGTAGGGCGTTCCTAGATGCACGGGGTAAAGTGACGGCCAGCGTTGAGGATGTCCCTGTGTTCCGGGTCCGAACACCCCTACAGTCTGCCATTATGATTTTGAAAAGGCACCGCGACGAGTGGTTCGCAGAACAAGACGATCCAGATCTAAAGGTGATCAGCATCATCCTGACAACTTTGTCGACCCACGCATACGCAGGCGAAGCTCGCGTGTCTGATGCAATTGCAAAGATACTAAGAGATCTGCACGTCAAGATTGAGGAGCTGCACGGCGTCTACTGGATAGCCAATCCGACGGACCCCTCCGAAAACTTTGCCGATCGCTGGGAGACCCACCCAGAACGAGGAGAGGCATTCTTCGAGTGGCTTGAGGCTGCCCGCAGACACTTCGGAGCAGTTCAAGGGTTCAGTGACGCAAGCATCGTCTTAAATGAACTTTCACAGAGTCTTGGCGATCCTATTGTCGAGGCGGCCCGATTACGCGTCTCGACAAACACAGGATCACGTGCAGCATCTGTCGCACCCGCGGCCGCGGCAGGTGCATCATCGCCTGGCCTCGTGTTTGGTGATGAGCAACGGAGACCTACGGAGCCAAAGGGTTTCGGTTGA
- a CDS encoding phospholipase effector Tle1 domain-containing protein: protein MSVRLVLVLLRIEFCELAIPNSSSEDCMSKHILIFSDGTGQVGGIRPDQRLSNVYKMYRAMRPGPDSPIRVDDQVAFYDAGLGAGETGGLTFKRMRNFFAATVGNGIDENIVDCYEAIIAAYEPGDQISLIGFSRGAYTVRCVTNVLNHCGIPTRMPGNTPVPKHGPKLRKIASDAVRYVYNHGAGKNRKDYDGERLRKAKHFRDKYSCNDKDGKDQGNVQPNFVGVFDTVAALGSRKMQWIVFAGLALALGTTFWAIFYDWSLWWQLPLVMLTLVILHWFREAVTSQFKYIKKAGTTKPRWWKPTSWASIENWHFASWNLKYYDTYLDPDVRFARHAISIDEARKSFPRVGWGKRKDYTANSALDPAWMKQVWFAGNHSDIGGSYPESESRLSDIALKWMVDEMHECLKDLKDLTDIQIRDDLLVTSPDPLGLQHDEIVRTRDIWPSFVPDFLREHMTWSTKQREKKGAALHPTVVERLKADSVRQMGDVAPYRPTTLVDHPDCAEFYKDKS from the coding sequence ATGTCAGTTAGATTGGTCCTTGTTTTGTTACGAATCGAGTTTTGTGAGCTTGCGATTCCAAATAGTAGCAGTGAGGATTGTATGTCGAAGCACATTTTAATTTTTTCAGATGGTACCGGACAAGTCGGCGGGATTCGCCCTGATCAAAGACTATCCAATGTCTACAAGATGTATCGGGCGATGCGCCCAGGTCCAGACTCGCCAATCCGTGTTGACGATCAGGTGGCATTCTACGACGCTGGCCTAGGCGCAGGCGAAACAGGTGGCCTCACTTTCAAGCGTATGCGAAACTTTTTCGCAGCTACGGTCGGCAATGGAATAGATGAGAATATTGTCGATTGTTACGAAGCCATTATAGCGGCCTACGAACCTGGCGATCAAATCTCACTGATAGGCTTTAGCCGCGGAGCTTACACAGTACGTTGTGTGACCAATGTGCTAAATCACTGCGGAATTCCAACGCGAATGCCTGGCAACACCCCTGTTCCAAAACATGGCCCCAAACTTCGCAAAATTGCCTCTGATGCAGTTCGCTATGTTTATAATCATGGGGCAGGTAAAAACCGCAAGGACTATGATGGTGAGCGACTTAGGAAGGCAAAACACTTCCGTGACAAATATTCCTGCAACGACAAGGACGGTAAAGATCAAGGCAACGTACAGCCAAACTTTGTGGGGGTCTTTGATACTGTAGCGGCTCTGGGTTCGCGTAAAATGCAATGGATCGTTTTTGCAGGTTTGGCATTGGCCTTAGGGACTACATTTTGGGCGATTTTTTATGACTGGTCGCTTTGGTGGCAGCTTCCGTTGGTTATGTTAACTCTGGTAATTCTTCACTGGTTCCGAGAGGCTGTCACTTCTCAATTCAAGTACATCAAAAAAGCCGGCACCACAAAACCGCGCTGGTGGAAACCGACTTCATGGGCGTCGATTGAGAATTGGCATTTCGCGTCTTGGAATCTCAAATATTACGACACGTATCTTGATCCTGACGTGCGTTTTGCACGACACGCCATTTCCATAGATGAGGCCCGAAAGAGTTTTCCGCGTGTTGGCTGGGGTAAACGAAAAGACTATACCGCTAATTCTGCTTTGGATCCGGCCTGGATGAAGCAAGTCTGGTTTGCAGGTAATCACTCAGATATTGGCGGCTCATATCCTGAAAGTGAATCTCGCTTGTCAGACATTGCATTGAAATGGATGGTCGATGAAATGCACGAGTGCCTTAAGGATTTAAAAGATCTTACTGATATACAAATCAGAGACGATCTGCTGGTCACATCGCCAGATCCGTTGGGTTTACAGCATGACGAAATTGTAAGAACGCGTGATATTTGGCCAAGCTTTGTACCAGACTTTTTACGTGAGCATATGACTTGGTCTACGAAGCAGCGTGAAAAAAAGGGCGCTGCTCTGCACCCGACGGTAGTAGAGCGCTTGAAAGCAGATAGCGTGAGGCAGATGGGTGACGTGGCACCCTATCGTCCGACGACGCTTGTTGATCATCCTGATTGCGCGGAGTTCTATAAAGACAAAAGCTAA
- a CDS encoding Mov34/MPN/PAD-1 family protein encodes MTLSLRIPPSHWTAMRACLQRGGIREIGGWLAAEQLAPGVFELIGFTVDFEVGTHNRFASLPATHSEQLDKILNENAGRKGRIDYLGEWHSHPTFPPVPSDIDVAAMTKMVEDSGPSFATLLIVRMLGAAVLEATITTFQRDMPSEHSQLIIDHDHQSGFLLGMDSTNKNEGQN; translated from the coding sequence ATGACTCTTAGTCTCAGGATTCCTCCGTCACATTGGACAGCAATGCGGGCTTGCCTGCAAAGAGGTGGTATTCGAGAGATCGGCGGATGGTTGGCCGCAGAACAGCTCGCGCCGGGGGTTTTCGAGTTAATCGGTTTCACGGTAGACTTCGAGGTCGGAACGCACAATCGCTTTGCCAGCCTGCCAGCTACGCATAGCGAACAGCTCGATAAAATTCTGAACGAGAACGCGGGCCGAAAAGGGCGCATCGATTATCTAGGTGAGTGGCATTCTCATCCAACATTCCCACCGGTCCCGAGCGACATTGACGTGGCTGCAATGACGAAGATGGTCGAAGACAGCGGGCCGTCTTTCGCCACATTGCTCATTGTTCGGATGTTGGGTGCGGCAGTGCTCGAAGCGACGATTACGACTTTCCAACGTGATATGCCATCTGAACATAGTCAATTGATCATCGACCACGACCACCAGTCCGGATTTCTTCTTGGGATGGATTCAACAAACAAAAATGAGGGGCAGAATTGA
- a CDS encoding fumarylacetoacetate hydrolase family protein — translation MKHLKLATTAAVVLAAGIWLMQPEDPERTNPFDGEAQPLSTGILSPREGLTLALERRTPDGPPHVLLVTELQGDQISAVDLTAAGLTTKTDFFDVLTDVGIETLVDVAQADASDQFPVVQRSFGDLLPAAGTAARHVASGTNFPEHQEETGSESVFNFPKFGVATPPVTTVSTDADELLDYEVEICTRFDRDIEHIEDFDAAQKGFFLCGDFSNRSVLTRLIDPDNFDSGTGFSDAKSGPERFPSGGLFVVPLDWESFVKNERLVTQVNDEIRQDARAGEMILSFRSLVEKALADTESTRFLYDDKQFQLVENGMIARDQVLMSGTAEGVIFMPPNMKQIVRGAMLYIVKGTFLTGQAPYDAVLENFLDEERASLRFLQPGHLVTHDSSNMGTITVVVQRAES, via the coding sequence ATGAAACACTTGAAACTGGCCACAACCGCTGCCGTTGTGCTTGCTGCCGGCATCTGGTTGATGCAGCCCGAAGACCCTGAACGTACAAACCCGTTTGACGGGGAAGCACAGCCGCTTTCCACGGGCATCCTTTCACCGCGAGAGGGTTTGACCCTTGCGCTTGAACGGCGCACGCCAGACGGCCCCCCCCATGTATTGCTGGTCACCGAACTGCAAGGGGACCAGATTTCGGCAGTTGATCTGACTGCCGCAGGGCTAACCACCAAGACTGACTTCTTCGATGTTCTGACGGACGTTGGAATCGAAACACTTGTCGATGTTGCGCAGGCCGATGCCAGTGACCAGTTCCCGGTAGTACAGCGCAGTTTTGGTGATCTCTTGCCTGCCGCCGGTACGGCCGCACGACACGTGGCAAGTGGCACCAATTTCCCTGAGCATCAGGAGGAGACAGGCTCGGAGTCTGTCTTCAACTTTCCGAAATTCGGGGTCGCCACGCCACCTGTAACAACGGTTTCAACGGATGCAGACGAACTGCTCGATTACGAGGTCGAGATCTGCACAAGATTTGATCGCGACATTGAGCATATCGAGGATTTTGATGCTGCGCAAAAAGGTTTTTTCTTGTGCGGAGATTTCAGCAACAGGAGTGTGCTGACGCGGCTGATTGATCCCGACAATTTCGATTCCGGCACAGGTTTCAGCGATGCCAAAAGCGGACCGGAGCGCTTCCCCTCGGGCGGGCTGTTCGTGGTTCCACTTGACTGGGAGAGCTTTGTAAAAAACGAGCGTCTTGTCACGCAGGTCAATGACGAGATACGCCAAGACGCCCGTGCAGGCGAAATGATCTTGTCTTTCCGATCGCTGGTAGAAAAAGCTCTGGCCGATACGGAGTCCACCCGATTTCTGTACGACGACAAACAATTTCAGCTTGTAGAGAACGGCATGATCGCACGCGATCAAGTTCTGATGTCGGGCACCGCCGAAGGCGTCATCTTTATGCCGCCTAACATGAAGCAAATCGTCAGAGGTGCTATGCTTTACATAGTAAAAGGCACGTTTCTGACGGGGCAGGCTCCGTATGACGCAGTGCTCGAAAACTTTCTGGACGAAGAGCGCGCATCACTCCGGTTTCTGCAACCCGGACACCTTGTGACCCACGACTCTTCAAACATGGGGACTATTACTGTCGTAGTGCAACGGGCTGAAAGCTAA
- a CDS encoding ThiF family adenylyltransferase yields MADTPKEGRLIQECGELTELASSSVWIQDAYFSRNSSGLLTWSFMLVSEDRRIPLHLIFPALFPDLPPFVLPADDTARLSQHQYGEGGELCLQYRPDNWHPDCKSTDVVQSAKALLDATPADDFLSEVKSDHPSDLPSMLARYPRRFMLTPETASLLRRRLAGHVTELRLTLEHRIGSTEAQVARVASIGYDAGLTVPSDGPGFGGKVVQGVLYRLRSIQTLPDLTTEDVREQLYMFLPRWLRGMIAKTEDMLVVLSNGQQEVLFRVQHQATERNMDLFHTFEPPHAKERRVHGQMFQKSSVCIIGAGSLGSKVAASLTREGVGHFMLLDNDVLWSDNLVRNELDEMDVGHHKATSLKHRLLRIKPGLRVSALSISLTSQSTVQSIAKLGEIISSCDLVIDTTADSGVFRMAAAICTQKKRPIVWARVYAGGIGGLVARSVPYEDPPPMVAALQLQAWCDAKGKMPPEGHERDYGVQGDGQDEPLFASDGDVGAISNRLARHALDVLSPSEMRVHPEPAYYIGLRKGWIFDHPFDTHPVVYSLHGGWGDRGTEEGGLNVEKVLNSLGVKHDS; encoded by the coding sequence ATGGCCGACACGCCCAAAGAAGGGCGGTTGATACAAGAGTGCGGTGAACTAACCGAGCTGGCTTCGAGCTCGGTTTGGATTCAGGATGCTTATTTCAGTCGGAACAGTAGTGGCCTTCTGACTTGGTCTTTTATGTTGGTGAGCGAGGACAGGCGCATACCTCTACACCTGATTTTTCCGGCCCTCTTCCCGGACTTACCACCCTTCGTGCTTCCGGCAGATGACACCGCTCGGCTTTCCCAGCACCAGTATGGTGAGGGTGGTGAGCTTTGCCTCCAGTATAGGCCTGACAACTGGCATCCGGATTGCAAGAGTACGGATGTGGTTCAAAGTGCCAAGGCGCTTCTGGATGCAACGCCTGCAGATGATTTTCTATCTGAAGTAAAAAGTGACCATCCGTCGGACCTGCCCTCAATGCTTGCGCGATATCCACGTCGGTTCATGTTGACTCCCGAAACCGCCAGTCTTTTGAGGAGACGCTTGGCTGGGCATGTCACTGAGCTCCGTCTGACTCTTGAGCACCGGATTGGATCAACCGAAGCTCAAGTCGCTCGCGTTGCGTCCATTGGCTACGATGCCGGGCTAACAGTCCCATCGGATGGTCCTGGATTCGGTGGCAAAGTGGTCCAAGGTGTGTTGTATCGCCTACGCAGCATTCAAACGCTTCCAGATCTTACCACAGAGGACGTAAGAGAACAGTTGTATATGTTCTTGCCACGCTGGTTAAGAGGCATGATTGCTAAGACCGAAGACATGCTGGTCGTCCTGTCGAACGGCCAACAAGAGGTATTGTTTCGTGTTCAGCATCAGGCCACAGAAAGGAATATGGACCTTTTCCATACTTTCGAACCGCCACACGCGAAAGAACGCAGGGTCCACGGTCAGATGTTTCAAAAATCCAGCGTCTGCATTATCGGCGCTGGTTCTCTTGGTTCGAAGGTCGCTGCAAGCCTAACACGCGAGGGAGTTGGTCACTTCATGTTGCTCGACAATGATGTCCTATGGTCCGACAACTTAGTACGCAACGAACTCGACGAGATGGATGTCGGACATCACAAGGCGACTTCGCTCAAGCACAGGCTACTTCGAATTAAGCCTGGTTTACGAGTATCCGCCCTAAGCATCAGCCTGACTTCACAATCGACAGTCCAGAGCATTGCAAAGCTTGGTGAGATCATTAGCTCCTGTGATCTTGTGATCGATACCACAGCCGACAGCGGGGTGTTTCGCATGGCTGCAGCCATCTGCACACAAAAGAAGAGGCCTATTGTCTGGGCACGCGTTTACGCCGGTGGAATTGGCGGGCTTGTGGCGCGAAGTGTTCCATATGAAGATCCACCTCCGATGGTAGCTGCCTTGCAGCTGCAAGCGTGGTGCGACGCCAAGGGCAAAATGCCCCCAGAGGGTCATGAGCGAGATTACGGGGTGCAAGGTGATGGTCAAGACGAACCTCTGTTCGCCTCCGACGGTGACGTGGGAGCAATTTCTAACCGGCTGGCTCGCCATGCCTTAGACGTGCTTTCACCCTCTGAGATGAGAGTACACCCGGAGCCCGCATATTACATCGGACTGCGGAAAGGCTGGATCTTTGACCACCCGTTTGACACTCACCCTGTTGTCTACAGCTTACATGGCGGATGGGGCGATAGAGGTACCGAGGAAGGAGGCCTCAATGTCGAGAAGGTTCTAAATTCTCTTGGTGTCAAGCATGACTCTTAG
- a CDS encoding SAVED domain-containing protein, which translates to MSNRGKQPREITKLLVWARAAGRCQFKNCQKALDHDLIAGKAEVNAAYLAHIVASSPNGKRGHPKRSHVLSDDASNIMLMCDVHHRIIDGEETWEDYREELLLQWKKEHEEWVELALSSGPDSRSHILQFSAPIGPNETAVPFDDCVDAIMPERTPAERRPTEIKVRGMYFQDSEETYWSIQPQTLRNGVIQNVRGRFETGDIRHLSIFGLAPIPLLMELGRLISDISDVDIYERHREPSQWRWPEDGPEVNFLRSKGRKGPKHVALKLSVTSHITDERITDAVGDDVSIWEISSDPQTQGVIRHKSDLSRYRSIVRTTLDEIKNTHGMDVRLSVFPAVPVSCAIEFGRVWQPKVHPVVEIFDQVRDRGFVSRLSFDDKS; encoded by the coding sequence ATGTCGAATAGAGGGAAGCAACCGCGCGAAATCACAAAGCTTCTGGTTTGGGCTCGCGCAGCCGGGCGGTGCCAATTCAAGAATTGCCAAAAGGCTCTCGATCACGATCTGATTGCCGGAAAAGCAGAAGTCAATGCTGCATATCTGGCCCACATCGTCGCCTCATCGCCCAACGGTAAGAGGGGACACCCAAAACGGTCTCACGTGCTGTCTGATGACGCATCAAACATTATGCTGATGTGTGATGTCCATCATCGGATTATCGACGGCGAGGAAACTTGGGAGGATTATCGAGAAGAGCTCTTGTTGCAATGGAAGAAAGAGCATGAGGAGTGGGTGGAACTGGCGCTGTCCTCCGGGCCCGACAGTCGTTCCCACATTCTGCAGTTTTCGGCACCGATTGGCCCAAACGAAACGGCCGTTCCCTTTGATGACTGTGTTGACGCTATCATGCCAGAAAGGACCCCAGCCGAACGGAGACCGACGGAGATCAAGGTAAGGGGGATGTATTTTCAGGACAGCGAGGAAACTTACTGGAGCATACAGCCACAAACACTTCGAAATGGTGTTATACAGAACGTCCGGGGTCGGTTCGAGACAGGCGACATTCGCCACCTTTCCATTTTCGGCCTTGCTCCTATACCGCTCCTGATGGAACTTGGTCGCCTTATCTCAGACATCTCGGATGTCGATATATACGAACGTCATCGTGAACCTTCTCAGTGGAGATGGCCCGAAGACGGGCCTGAGGTAAATTTCTTACGCTCCAAAGGTCGGAAAGGTCCAAAACACGTGGCTCTGAAGCTCTCGGTGACATCTCACATAACAGATGAGCGAATAACGGATGCGGTCGGCGATGACGTGTCGATATGGGAAATATCGAGCGATCCACAAACTCAGGGTGTTATCCGGCACAAAAGTGATCTCAGCCGATACAGATCAATCGTTCGAACGACTTTGGATGAGATCAAGAATACCCATGGAATGGACGTCAGGCTTTCCGTTTTTCCTGCTGTACCAGTATCCTGCGCAATCGAGTTTGGCAGGGTATGGCAGCCAAAAGTCCATCCGGTTGTCGAAATATTTGACCAGGTGAGAGACAGAGGTTTTGTTTCCCGCTTGTCGTTTGATGACAAGTCGTAG